Genomic DNA from Coffea arabica cultivar ET-39 chromosome 7e, Coffea Arabica ET-39 HiFi, whole genome shotgun sequence:
TAAAACTCACGAACACGCTCATGTTCGCTCGATTattaatcaaacaaaaaaattggtTCGAACTCAGTTCATTTAAGGTTTCGAATGAGCCTTTCACAAACACGAACGAGTCGAAACGAACCGAGCTACCTTACAGTTCGATTCGTTTAACAGCTCTAGTTGCTTCTAGTGTGGAAAGTAGAGTGAACTCTCCACCATGGGTAGAAGAAGTATTAACAAGACAAGTCAGCGTGGCACATCTTTCACATGGCAATTGGGGCCCAATTGACATAAGGCAATCGGCTGTAGGATTGGTTTAACAAACTTGACCTTGATGATGGATGGAACCCGGAAATCCTGAGTGAATTAATGACTTTTTTGCgtcaaaacttgagttttgttATTACTAACAAGGTGCTTAACATACTAGTCGGGTTTTCAGAACTACGATCCCGAGCTTAACATGCCACGTTGGTACCAACTAGGTTATGGTTATGAAATTGGTTTCTTGTTAATTATTATTACAAGAAATATTTATAGTTGGAAAAGATTCAATTCTTGCATACtgaataataatatatttttagaaaaattcattCAAAATTCCTTTCGCATTTcgttaaatgaattttttcatctttcacttttaaaatattaacttaTCTAACTACATATAAGTTCCAGTTGCATGTTACTATAACTTCTTCCCAAGCTACCGCGTGCCAGCTCTAGAGCTGAAGTTTCCGCTTCCTCTCCTTATTTTGTGAATTGGCCCCTCGGTTGACCTTGCTTCTTTCACTATAGGAAGTTTATTCAGCTGCTGTACTAACCCTCTTCCACTGACCATATGGATTTAGCAAGGTGATgttgtattaaattaaaaaaatggatagtttttttttcagctataatatttttttgcaAGTAATAGATTTAACAATATTTATTTTGAGTGTTGATTTGTGGCCTGCTTTGTGCATGGAAACATTAAATCAAGATCTTAATAAATTTGAATGTAAATGAAAcgttgtttaattattttgaaaatcCACTGTActtattttttttggtcaaatgcaAGGTAGCTGAGGGTGGTTGATAGTACATCATTGTTTTACTCCATCTATCAACTTACTGCAAATAGTTGTTGGCTACTAACTTTAATTAGGTtgtcttttgtcaaaattttagcCATTTGATTCTCTGTGTTTTGTACTTTTATCATCTATTGACCGTTAGATTTGAATGATCATTTGTGAAGTTGTTTACTTACCctttatttctaattttttatggTAAACAGCGTCACTATGTTTGACAAACAAGGCTGAAGTTTACAAGGCTTCCTTGTCTTTGTTTCGTCTCATTCTGCCGTGGTTGTTGTTCATTCCGGggaaacaaaatgaaagaaacattCAGTTCATTCTTTACTTATTTCTTGGTCAGTTTTTATCTGCATTAAATTTCCTGACATGTAATATGTTTCTTTTTGCATGACTATTTAATGCTTGTGTTTTATACCTTTTACGACATTATCATGCAACTTAGTTTCTTCTTCCTGCCATCTATTATGCTTGTTAAGCAACTTTCCTTTTGTCTTTTTAGTATTTGACTCATTGTTTAAATCGCTACTTATTTCACTAACATATGATATTAGTGAACTATAATCTCACAGTGTACATTGTTAAAGCTGCTGTAAAGTTGCTAGCCACTATGTTTCAGTAAGCAAGTTTTATTAAACATATTCAGTGATTTTAGTATATTTTGTCTGTTATATGCTTTCATTGCTCATCGTCACGTAAGCTTTTACTACTTGAACTTACAATATAAGGCTGTTATATCTGATAAGCTAATTTATCATCAGAGAATATCACCTGTTTTTGATTCTTCGATTCCACAATTGATGGATGAAACGTGCAAAGTTATTGAACTGCGTTCATGTGGTTATTCAGTAAAGACAGCTGATGTTAGCTATCTTAGCAATCATCAGTATGCTGTTACGGACATAGTGAACAGTGGTTCTCTTTGTAGACCATAACAATTGAGTTCATTGCCTACTGAATTTGTGGCTTCTTATGTGGAGAAAAAAACCAATAGGCAACGTGCTTATTTGAgatggaaataaaaaaaaatcgctTACATAATCTACAgtcaagaaaaccaaaaaaatagcTACCTTTGAGCTGTTCTTCATCACAAAATCATTAACAATATGCTTTGTTGACCGGTACAATTACCAGAGAGTACAGTGTTGGACATAAACAGTGTTCTCATTCAGCCTCTACTACAAGTTCCAGTAGAGATGCACATATAATGCAGCCAGTTGCTTCATGTAGCAATACTTCTATCTTTCTAGATACATATTTAGGTAGTATCTTCTATTCTCAGCAAAATTCTGCTTCAATTTCCATGGATTCTAATGGTAGCAATATCTGAACTTCTGCATTTGACTTTTCGTAATGAATAGTCAACCTGTTCAAGAATCAGCTAATCAAAGAATTCCTGgacaaaatataagaaaatgtCCATGTTAGCTTTGACCTTTATTGCTGGTTTACATTCGTATTGTTGATAGGCATTTAAATTATTGGTTACTTCAAATACTATTTTTTGTTTCTATTAGGAAGGAGAGCTAGGAAAGGAAAAGAGTTGTTGGATTTAATAGCCAATACTCCTGACATTTTGCCAAAGCAGAGAGATTGTCAACACTGTGGTGCTAAAAAGTTTTTCTCAGAAGCAGCAAACTTTTGCTGTTCTAATGGTGATATCATACTGGCACAGAACAGACTTTTTGATATTCTGAGAGAATTACTAACTTCATCTTCAGATGAAGCAAAAGCATTCAGGGAGCTCATTAGAACTTACAACAATCAATTTGGATTCATATCTTTTGGTGTTAAGTGTGATAGGGATCTGTGTAGACGAAACAATGGAGTCTATACATTTAGGATTCAAGGACAGGTGTATCATATTTTAAATGATTTGATACCGAGTAATGGTTCAGGCACAAACATGCAGCTTTACTTTCATGATATTGAAAATGAAGTATCTAATCATCTTGCTGCCTATCCTAGATTGTCTGAAAGTGTGATCAAGAAATTAATCACTGTTCTTCAGTATAATCCATATGCTCAATTCTTTAGGAATCTATGTTACATTCCTAACTTAGACAGCTACAAAATAGTGTTGCATACTCTTCCTGGTCTAGATCAAAGAGTATATAACAAGCTAACAGAATCACAGGTTGCAACATTATGGGTAgcaggagaagaaaatggtgagaaTAGCCATCGTAATATACAAGTGTATACTCGTGGTGGCTCTCCACGTAACATTCAGTATTATTATGGCTGCTATGATCCGTTATAGTACCCTTTAATGTTTCCATTTGGAGAGCTTGGTTGGCATCAAGGAATTCCAAAGAAAGGCTTGAAAGCAAGAAACAGAAAACAGATAGGGAAAAAAGAATCAGCTGAAATGATTGCACTAATAGGTGCTTTAAGTGCTGATGAACTGCTCTACAATGAAGAAATTGGTTAGTCAAAACTAAAAGTTAGTTCATCTATTATTATAAATACCGAATTTTTAGTCATTCTAAATAGTTATACGGTGTCGTCTTACAGCAATGCATAGATTGGAAGAGGATCCTGCTTTTGTTTCGTTGAGGGAATATTTCGCGTACAACTCTGAATCTCTGATCCTGCATTTTTGTAGATTGTTCCAGCAGTATGTTGTTGATGCCTATGTGAAGATTGAGAAACGAAGGCTTGACTTTTTCAGGTCACAATAggaagaaatcaagagagaatTTTTGAATGGCATAATGGATGCAGTGGCTACTGGAGAAACTCAAGGGTCAAATATTGGCCAATGAATTATATTGCCGCCAGGTTTCATAGGAGGTCATAGAAATATGCGTCGCAGATACATGGATGCGATAACTTTAGTGCAAAAGTTGGAAAACCTGATCTGTTTTTGACAATGACTTGCAATCCTAATTGGCCAGAAATAAATGAGCATTTGATTCCCACAGATGAAACACAGAATCGGCCAGATTTAATTTCGAGAGTCTTTCATGCTAAGTTAGAAAAGTTGAAAGATGAACTTTTTAAGAAACACATTTTTGGTGAGATTGCTGCTTATACATATGTAATTGAGTATCAAAAACGAGGTATGCCTCACGCGCATTTCCTTTTGATTCTCGAATCCAAGTACAAGCTATATACTGCAGATGAATATGACAAGATAGTTTGTGCCAAGATACCTGACAAGCAGAAATTTTTCCATCTGTATAAAATGATAATTAAAGATATGCTTCGTGGTCTTTGTGGTTCAGCAAATCCACAGAATGTCTGTATGAAAAAAAACGGACTCTGTAAAAACTCTTATCCAAAAGGCTTCTGCGATGCAACCATTTAAACAGCTGATGCATATCCAAAGTATAGAAGAAGAGATAATGGCATTAAAGTTAAAGTGTAGAATGTATGGCTCGATAATCGCTGGGTTGTCCCTTATAACGCCTATCTACTTGCAAAACTTGATTGCCACATCAACGTTGAGATATGCTCAACAGTACAGGCAGtcaaatatatatacaagtacATTTGTAAGGGACATGACAGAACCAGCTTTCGAGTTATTGCTGATACTCCACATTGTGAGATTGATGAAATCAAACAGTATGTGTCAGGAAGATGGATATCTCCTCCAAAGGCTACTTGGAGAATTTACAGGTTTCCAAGTAGCGAGATAAAGCCAGCTGTTATCCACTTACAGTTGCATCTGGAAAATCAGCAACCGATGAGCTTCAAGAAGAACACTGACCTACGTAATGTTCTGAGTAACACTCACCTGAGAAGAACAATGTTAACTAAATTCTTTTACATGAACAGAATGAATAAGGAAGTTGAGGATCTGAATTCATTTTGTTTGGAAACCAAGCCAAAGAATGTGGAAAATTCGTGAGCAGAGAGATTCTATAGGTAGAATAGTTGATGCACATCCTGGTGAAGGTAAAAGTTCTCAGAACTTTTGGTGGAGTTCAAGTGTAGACTTTCTGTGAAGCAGTGCTATTGAGGGGATTACTGGAGCATGATGACAACCAGGAACTTTGTTTGCAAGAAGCTTCTCACTTTCATAGGCCATATGAAATGAGAAAATTGTTTGCAACACTGCTGGTTTATTCATGCCCTAATGATCCGCCAGCATCTGAAGATTTTCTTAGATGTAAAAGCTTAACAGCAAGGCAAGTTAGGACAAAGGTACTTGATCAAATAAATGGCTTCTTACAATCTATGGGGAAAAACATTTCTTCATTCAACTTGTACCCCTATGATTTCTCAAATGGATGATATGGAAAGTCCGACAATAGAGTTAAATGCAGAAAGAAACATAATTGTTGCAGCAGCTGATTTGGATGCTTGTGTTCTGttgaatcaaaagaaaaaaaagaagcattTAATGTCATCTATGAAAAATTTTACAACAACAAAAGTGGTGCTTTCTTTGTTGATGGTTTGGGAGGTACCGGAAAAACATTTTATATCGTATATTACTCGCTGATATAAGATCAAAAGGTTATATTGCACTCGCTACCGCAACATCTGGAATAGCTACTTCAATTCTTCCTGGAGGAAGAACAGCTCACTCGCGATTCAAAATTCCAATAGATATATCTGGTGGAGGAACTTGTCGCATCAGTAAGCAAAGCTCTCTAGCAACTTTGATCAGAGAATCAAAGTTGATCATTTGGGATGAGGCTTCAATGTGTAAACAAGCAACTATTAAAGCATTGGATGATCTGCTTAAAGGCATCATGAACttaaatgaaatttttggaggAAAGGTAGTGGCTTTTGGAGGAGATTTCAGGCAAATATTACCGATTATTCGTAGTGGAACTAAGGCTGAAACAGTTAATGCTTGCTTCATTAATTCTTTCTTGTGGCCCCACTTGCAAAAGTTACAATTAACTGAAAACATGAGAGCAAAATTAGATCCATTGTTTACACAGTTTATATTGCAAATATGAGATGGTTTAGAACAGGTACACAACGGTGATTCAGTTGTTATACcatcttcaattttgatcaAGTACACCAATGAAGTTGATTCACTTGAAAGACTAATGGATGCTGTCTATCCTAATATTAACAGTATATCAGAAAATGCAGCTTTGTCTTTGAGCAGAGCAATATTGACAACAAAAAATCACTTTGTTGATGAAATCAATGATTTGATGATAGAAAAGTTTCTAGGAGAAAGCATTGAATACATCAGTTTCAATCAAATACTTGACCTAAATCATCAGGCTGAGTATGTTGATTTCCTTAACACATTAAGTCAAAGTGGTTTTCCTCTATACAGGCTTGTGCTTAAGCCACATGCACCAATAATTTTGTTACAAAATCTTGATCTAATTGAAGGGCTATGCAATAGAACAAGACTGACCTGCAAGTCCTTGACTAAAAATGTCATTCATGCAGAAATAGCAGTTGGTCACcattgtgataccccgaatttTAGGATAATATTTTTCcctcgttcttttaaaattttgatttatttcttttgttttgttttaaaaacattattttttttattggacactttaaatttaaatcaaaaccctagttttacttgtgactaaaaggtTATTATGTATGATAATGCATATTTTATTATAGGTAATTATAGTGATTgggtgattagtggagtaattgaggtgtaattaggtttttggaatatatcaagtatgtaaattgtggagtaaattggtaggattgtgaatttaattgggccatagtgtgacttttggttaatcacaagttgctagacttcctaaaggttccatgagaTTCCTAAGCTCAATTTtgattggctaatcaaaaaggtagttggactttgaccaagtgaCTTAGTATTAATCTTAGCAAGACAAAAGCCAAACAAACAAGGAAAATTTCGGGCAGCTTTtgggagaaaagaaggaagaaaaaaccgggagaaaataagaggaagaacaagaaaaattctGGTTGTGGGCAACtcatccaacaagcttgggagtcagagcaaaagaaagctaaggaatttggttcttgaagtgcaaccttGTGAACCAACCTTTGGAatgtaaagcagccttgaactcttgtaaaaacttgtagcaattgagtagaaatgttgattttgatgttgtaagaggctaataagggttaatgatggtttatatatcacttttgtgggtttgtatggaagatttggtgatttctatggtggtttaagaaaattccagcaagtgatacaaatttccagttttgatgcTTTAAATTTCTGTTATGATGGATTGTATGTGTTTATATTGGTTGGTTTGAGCTCAAAATGTGAAATTGGTAGCTCAAAATTGTTGGTTTGTGGTGAGTAGAAAACCGGTCAGCAAAGGGGTTGAAAAGCTAGGGTTTGGCCAATGCAACTTAGTGTTGATGATGTGTTATGGATTAAGGGGATGGTGTATGGTTCATTTGATGTGGTTGCATGACTCAAATTTGTATGGATTATGGTTGTGAAGATGCAGATAGCTTGTGGAGGTTGCATGGTGGTTCCGGCCAGCCACACTTCTTGGTTTCATAGGTTGTTTATGCT
This window encodes:
- the LOC140011363 gene encoding uncharacterized protein, whose amino-acid sequence is MTCNPNWPEINEHLIPTDETQNRPDLISRVFHAKLEKLKDELFKKHIFGEIAAYTYVIEYQKRGMPHAHFLLILESKYKLYTADEYDKIVCAKIPDKQKFFHLYKMIIKDMLRGLCGSANPQNNVWLDNRWVVPYNAYLLAKLDCHINVEICSTVQAVKYIYKYICKGHDRTSFRVIADTPHCEIDEIKQYVSGRWISPPKATWRIYRFPSSEIKPAVIHLQLHLENQQPMSFKKNTDLLLLRGLLEHDDNQELCLQEASHFHRPYEMRKLFATLLVYSCPNDPPASEDFLRCKSLTARYRKNILYRILLADIRSKGYIALATATSGIATSILPGGRTAHSRFKIPIDISGGGTCRISKQSSLATLIRESKLIIWDEASMCKQATIKALDDLLKGIMNLNEIFGGKVVAFGGDFRQILPIIRSGTKAETVHNGDSVVIPSSILIKYTNEVDSLERLMDAVYPNINSISENAALSLSRAILTTKNHFVDEINDLMIEKFLGESIEYISFNQILDLNHQAEYVDFLNTLSQSGFPLYRLVLKPHAPIILLQNLDLIEGLCNRTRLTCKSLTKNVIHAEIAVMAGTSGAGGDEPPQRRPRVIDFQERPGGPIRLWYTASRTRRCRRCQFYSYADHVVVAVLAERRRLRCAAARERTETLRLRGITRMQADRIGELQGNVAMEQERTNALREQLQVVNDRLTRVVREVSDRSGAIIDECGALIQGVIGANAPGGVPGGGAPGQGGAPSSSSGGESVGSVED